One Thermoanaerobacter pseudethanolicus ATCC 33223 genomic window, TAGATGAAAAAAGAAATATTAGATATACAAAATTTGTCACAGGCGAAAAAGGAACTTAGCCAAATAAAAGCTGAAGAAATTTCTATAGATATTATGGCGCCAAAAGCTGTTTTTAGGGTTGTCAAGCTGTTTGATGTACATCCAGCAGCTGCTAACATAATAAAACAGGAGATGTTAGCTATAGGAGGAGAAGCAGCTGTAGCAAGAGGTTGCGTCAATATGAGCGTTGAAAAATCTGACGTTATTATAATGGGAACATTAAGACAATATCAAAGGCTTTTGGCGAAACTTAAAATGCAAAAGGGCTATTTTGGGCTTAATGAGGTTGTAGAAGAATTAAAAAGTGTTATTGAGGAAATGTCTAGATAGGCGGCAAAGAGGCTTTTTCTTTGGCCGCTTTTTTACGGGAAAAAATTTCAAATGAAAAGGTAAACATTTGTTAAAAATTTATGTTATAATGTTAAGGGGAAAATCAAAGGAAGGTGTTTTATGGTTGACAAGGAAGAATTAGAAAGTACTTTTGGAACTTTGTCAAAGGGATTAAATTTATTGTGTATTTGGGAAGTATGTGGTATATTATTTTAGTAGGTACTAATAATAACTGCTACTATTCGGTCGCAGTGAGGCTGTAAGGAGGTATAATTGTATGAGTGTTCATGATATGATAGAAGAGCTAAAAAGAAGAAGAGAAAAAGTTTTAGAAGGTGGAGGGGCTAAAAGAATAGCTGCTCAGCACGAAAAGGGTAAATTGACTGCAAGGGAAAGGATACATAAGCTTCTTGACAAGGACAGTTTTGTAGAAATAGACCCTTTTGTAGAGCATCGGTGTTATGACTTTGGGATGGAAAAGCAAAAATATCCTGGAGAAGGGGTTGTGACAGGTTACGGTACGATAGACGGAAGATTGGTATATGTATATGCGCAGGACTTTACTGTGTTAGGTGGGTCATTAGGAGAGTACCATGCGAAAAAGATAACAAAAGTTATGGATATGGCGATGAAAATGGGAGCGCCTATAATAGGGCTTAACGATTCGGGGGGTGCTCGCATACAGGAAGGGGTGGATGCTCTTTCTGGGTATGGAAACATATTTTACAGGAATACTTTGGCCTCCGGTGTCATACCGCAAATATCGGTAATAATGGGGCCGAGCGCTGGGGGAGCCGTGTATTCACCGGCATTGACAGATTTTATTTTTATGGTAGACAAAACTAGTCAAATGTTTATAACAGGTCCACAAGTTATAAAAGCTGTAACTGGAGAAGAAGTTACTCCTGAAGAATTGGGAGGATCAATAACTCACAATAGATTAAGCGGTGTTGCTCATTTTAGGGGTCCAAATGATGAAGAAGTTCTTAAGATGGTGAGGAATTTATTGAGTTATTTACCTTCTAACAACTTAGAAGACCCACCACAATACGAGACAGGGGATAATCCCAATAGAGTTTCTCAAAGACTTATGGAGATAATTCCAGACAATCCTAATAAGCCTTATGACATGAAAGAATTAATAAGAGAAATAGTCGACAATGGAGAATTTTTAGAGTCACAAGAGATGTACGCAGAAAATATCATCACAGCTTTTGCAAGACTTAATGGAAAGACAATAGGAATTGTTGCAAATCAGCCAAGAGTATTAGCAGGAGTACTTGACATAAATGCTTCTGACAAAGCGGCCAGATTTATTCGTTTTTGTGATGCTTTTAATATACCTATACTTAGCATAGTGGATGTGCCTGGATTTTTGCCAGGGACAAATCAAGAATATGGTGGGATAATAAGACATGGGGCAAAAATGCTTTACGCTTATTCTGAGGCTACTGTTCCTAAGGTTACTTTGATTGTAAGGAAGGCTTACGGTGGGGCTTATCTTGCTATGTGCAGCAAAGACTTAGGGGCTGACATGGTGTTTGCATGGCCTACGGCAGAGATTGCGGTTATGGGACCAGAAGGAGCAGCTAACATAGTTTTTAAAAATGAAATCAATGAGGCAGAAAATCCTGCAGAAGTGAGGCAGCAAAAGATAAATGAATACAGAGATAATTTTGCAAATCCATACAGAGCTGCAGCTCGTGGCTATGTAGATGATGTAATTCTTCCTTCTGAGACAAGGCCAAGACTCATATCAGCTTTTGATATGTTATCTAGCAAAAGAGAGAGTCGTCCTCCTAAGAAACATGGCAATATACCTCTGTAAGGTGGTGCTTTTATGGAAGGGTTTTTGGAGTTTTTGAAGAAAATCTTTAATAATAAAGAGGAAGAGAAAGTAAAGAAGGAAGAAAAAATAGATAAAAATGGAGAAAACGAGGAGGAAACTGAGCTTGTTGCTGCGATTACAGCCGCAGTTGCTTTGTATTTACAAGCCGATGTTAGTAGTTTTTACGTAAAGTCTATAGTGAGACTTCCAGAGACTGCTCCTGTTTGGGCTAAAGTAGGGCGGCAGGAGCAAATGAGAACAAGATTGT contains:
- a CDS encoding acyl-CoA carboxylase subunit beta, yielding MSVHDMIEELKRRREKVLEGGGAKRIAAQHEKGKLTARERIHKLLDKDSFVEIDPFVEHRCYDFGMEKQKYPGEGVVTGYGTIDGRLVYVYAQDFTVLGGSLGEYHAKKITKVMDMAMKMGAPIIGLNDSGGARIQEGVDALSGYGNIFYRNTLASGVIPQISVIMGPSAGGAVYSPALTDFIFMVDKTSQMFITGPQVIKAVTGEEVTPEELGGSITHNRLSGVAHFRGPNDEEVLKMVRNLLSYLPSNNLEDPPQYETGDNPNRVSQRLMEIIPDNPNKPYDMKELIREIVDNGEFLESQEMYAENIITAFARLNGKTIGIVANQPRVLAGVLDINASDKAARFIRFCDAFNIPILSIVDVPGFLPGTNQEYGGIIRHGAKMLYAYSEATVPKVTLIVRKAYGGAYLAMCSKDLGADMVFAWPTAEIAVMGPEGAANIVFKNEINEAENPAEVRQQKINEYRDNFANPYRAAARGYVDDVILPSETRPRLISAFDMLSSKRESRPPKKHGNIPL
- a CDS encoding OadG family transporter subunit; translated protein: MEGFLEFLKKIFNNKEEEKVKKEEKIDKNGENEEETELVAAITAAVALYLQADVSSFYVKSIVRLPETAPVWAKVGRQEQMRTRL